A single Pseudomonas putida DNA region contains:
- the frr gene encoding ribosome recycling factor yields MINDIKKDAQDRMGKSIEALGRNLAAIRTGRAHPSILDTVKVTAWGSEMPLNQVAAITVEDARTLKIVAHDKNLSAAIEKAILTSDLGLNPSSAGTTIRVPMPALTEETRKGYTKQASSVAEDAKVAVRNVRRDALGDLKKLTKDKEISEDEERRAADEIQKLTDKYIAEVDAAFKAKEKDLMAV; encoded by the coding sequence ATGATCAACGACATCAAGAAAGACGCCCAGGATCGCATGGGCAAGTCCATCGAGGCGCTGGGTCGCAACCTGGCTGCCATCCGCACCGGTCGCGCTCACCCTAGTATCCTGGATACCGTCAAGGTCACTGCCTGGGGCAGCGAGATGCCGCTGAACCAGGTGGCCGCGATCACCGTCGAAGATGCCCGTACCCTGAAGATCGTCGCTCACGACAAGAACCTCAGCGCTGCCATCGAGAAGGCCATCCTGACCTCCGACCTGGGCCTGAACCCGTCCAGCGCCGGTACCACCATCCGTGTACCGATGCCTGCCCTGACCGAAGAGACCCGCAAGGGCTACACCAAGCAGGCCAGCAGCGTTGCCGAGGATGCCAAGGTGGCCGTGCGCAACGTGCGCCGTGATGCCCTGGGTGACCTGAAGAAGCTGACCAAGGACAAGGAAATCAGCGAAGACGAAGAACGTCGCGCCGCTGATGAAATCCAGAAGCTGACCGACAAGTACATTGCTGAAGTCGATGCTGCTTTCAAAGCCAAGGAAAAGGACCTGATGGCCGTTTAA
- the uppS gene encoding polyprenyl diphosphate synthase, with the protein MEKSKLAAPSSVPRHVAIIMDGNNRWAKKRLLPGVAGHKAGVDAVRAVIEVCAESGVEVLTLFAFSSENWQRPAEEVGALMELFFSALRREARRLNENNISLRIIGDRSRFHPELQAAMREAEALTAGSNRFILQIAANYGGQWDIAQAAQRLAREVQAGHLRPDDITPGLLQTCLATGELPLPDLCIRTGGEHRISNFLLWQLAYAELYFSDLYWPDFKHEAMRKALADFASRQRRFGKTSEQVEAGARA; encoded by the coding sequence ATGGAAAAGTCCAAGTTGGCGGCACCGTCCTCGGTGCCGCGTCATGTCGCGATCATCATGGATGGCAACAACCGCTGGGCGAAGAAGCGCTTGTTGCCCGGCGTCGCCGGGCACAAGGCTGGCGTCGATGCGGTGCGCGCAGTCATTGAGGTGTGTGCCGAGTCCGGGGTCGAAGTGCTGACCCTGTTCGCGTTCTCCAGCGAGAACTGGCAGCGCCCGGCCGAAGAGGTCGGTGCGTTGATGGAGTTGTTCTTCTCGGCCTTGCGCCGTGAGGCTCGGCGTCTCAACGAGAACAACATCAGCCTGCGCATCATCGGTGACCGTTCGCGTTTCCACCCAGAGCTGCAGGCTGCCATGCGCGAGGCCGAAGCGCTGACCGCGGGCAGCAATCGCTTTATCCTGCAGATCGCCGCCAACTATGGTGGCCAGTGGGATATCGCCCAGGCTGCCCAGCGTCTGGCGCGTGAGGTGCAGGCCGGCCATCTGCGTCCGGACGACATCACCCCAGGCTTGTTGCAGACCTGTCTGGCCACAGGCGAGCTGCCGTTGCCCGACCTGTGTATCCGCACCGGTGGCGAGCATCGCATCAGCAACTTCCTGCTGTGGCAGCTGGCCTACGCCGAACTGTACTTCTCCGACCTCTACTGGCCGGATTTCAAACACGAGGCCATGCGCAAAGCCCTGGCCGATTTCGCTTCGCGCCAGCGCCGCTTCGGTAAGACCAGCGAGCAGGTCGAGGCTGGAGCTCGTGCTTAA
- the ispC gene encoding 1-deoxy-D-xylulose-5-phosphate reductoisomerase, with translation MSIVQRITVLGATGSIGLSTLDVIARHPERYQVFALSGYSRIDELLALCVKHSPVYAVVPNAEAAARLRDGLAGAGCATQVLEGEAGLCEVAAAPEVDAVMAAIVGAAGLRPTLAAVEAGKKVLLANKEALVMSGALFMEAVRRSGAVLLPIDSEHNAIFQCLPGDYARGLSQVGVRRILLTASGGPFRETPQAALVDVTPEQACAHPNWSMGRKISVDSASMMNKGLELIEACWLFDAAPAKVEVVVHPQSVIHSLVDYVDGSVLAQLGNPDMRTPIANALAWPERIDSGVAPLDLFAIARLDFQAPDEQRFPCLRLARAAAEAGNSAPAVLNAANEVAVEAFLQRRIRFPEIAGMIEQVLDQEPVVPLLSLEAVFAADQRARELAREWLRRHGR, from the coding sequence GTGAGCATTGTGCAGCGCATTACCGTCCTGGGTGCTACTGGCTCGATCGGCCTTAGCACCCTTGATGTGATTGCACGACACCCTGAGCGCTACCAGGTTTTCGCCCTGAGCGGCTATTCGCGCATCGACGAGCTGTTGGCCCTGTGCGTTAAGCACAGCCCGGTCTATGCCGTGGTGCCCAATGCTGAAGCCGCTGCGCGCCTGCGTGATGGCCTGGCTGGCGCTGGCTGCGCTACCCAGGTACTGGAAGGGGAGGCGGGCCTCTGTGAGGTGGCGGCAGCCCCTGAAGTGGATGCGGTGATGGCGGCCATTGTCGGCGCTGCCGGTCTGCGCCCTACCTTGGCTGCGGTCGAGGCGGGCAAGAAAGTATTGTTGGCCAACAAGGAAGCGCTGGTGATGTCCGGCGCGCTGTTCATGGAAGCTGTGCGTCGCAGTGGCGCCGTGCTGCTGCCGATCGACAGCGAGCATAATGCGATCTTCCAGTGCCTGCCTGGCGATTATGCCCGTGGTCTGAGCCAGGTTGGCGTGCGCCGCATCCTGCTGACTGCCTCGGGTGGGCCGTTCCGCGAAACGCCCCAGGCAGCCTTGGTCGATGTCACGCCGGAACAGGCTTGTGCTCACCCCAACTGGTCCATGGGCCGGAAGATTTCGGTGGACTCGGCCAGCATGATGAACAAGGGCCTGGAGCTGATCGAGGCCTGCTGGCTGTTCGACGCAGCACCGGCCAAGGTCGAAGTGGTGGTGCATCCGCAAAGCGTGATCCATTCGTTGGTCGACTACGTCGATGGTTCGGTGTTGGCCCAGCTGGGCAACCCGGACATGCGCACTCCGATCGCCAACGCCCTGGCCTGGCCAGAGCGCATCGATTCCGGGGTTGCCCCGCTGGACCTGTTCGCCATCGCACGCCTGGACTTCCAGGCGCCAGACGAACAGCGCTTCCCCTGCCTGCGCCTTGCGCGCGCGGCGGCCGAGGCCGGGAACAGTGCACCTGCGGTGCTCAATGCGGCCAACGAGGTCGCGGTCGAGGCATTTCTCCAGCGGCGTATCCGCTTCCCGGAGATCGCGGGTATGATCGAACAGGTGCTTGATCAGGAACCTGTGGTGCCGCTGCTGTCGCTGGAAGCCGTGTTCGCTGCCGACCAGCGCGCTCGCGAGCTGGCTCGTGAGTGGCTGAGGCGTCACGGCCGTTGA
- the pyrH gene encoding UMP kinase, with amino-acid sequence MAQQGSGHQARYKRILLKLSGEALMGSEEFGIDPKVLDRMALEVGQLVGIGVQVGLVIGGGNLFRGAALSAAGMDRVTGDHMGMLATVMNGLAMRDALERANITAIVMSAISMVGVTDHYDRRKAMRHLNAKEVVIFAAGTGNPFFTTDSAACLRAIEIDADVVLKATKVDGVYTADPFKDPHAEKFDHLTYDEVLDRKLGVMDLTAICLCRDHKMPLRVFNMNKPGALLNIVHGGAEGTLIEEVQK; translated from the coding sequence ATGGCTCAGCAGGGCAGTGGTCATCAGGCTCGCTATAAACGCATTCTACTCAAACTTAGCGGCGAGGCCCTGATGGGCTCGGAAGAGTTCGGGATCGACCCCAAGGTCCTGGATCGCATGGCGCTGGAAGTCGGCCAACTGGTCGGCATTGGTGTTCAGGTAGGTCTGGTGATCGGTGGTGGCAACCTGTTCCGTGGTGCGGCGCTCAGTGCAGCCGGCATGGACCGCGTCACCGGCGACCACATGGGCATGCTGGCGACCGTAATGAACGGCCTGGCCATGCGCGACGCGCTGGAGCGGGCGAACATCACCGCCATTGTCATGTCGGCTATTTCCATGGTTGGCGTGACCGATCACTATGATCGCCGCAAGGCCATGCGCCACCTGAACGCCAAGGAAGTTGTAATTTTCGCTGCCGGTACCGGCAACCCGTTCTTCACCACCGACTCCGCCGCCTGCCTGCGCGCCATCGAAATCGATGCCGACGTGGTATTGAAGGCAACCAAGGTCGATGGTGTATACACTGCAGATCCATTCAAGGACCCGCATGCCGAGAAGTTCGATCATCTGACCTACGATGAAGTGCTGGATCGCAAGCTGGGTGTGATGGACCTGACGGCAATCTGTCTGTGCCGCGACCACAAGATGCCGCTGCGCGTCTTCAACATGAACAAGCCCGGCGCCCTGCTGAACATCGTGCATGGCGGCGCGGAAGGAACCCTGATCGAGGAAGTTCAAAAATGA
- the rpsB gene encoding 30S ribosomal protein S2, protein MSQVNMRDMLKAGVHFGHQTRYWNPKMGKYIFGARNKIHIINLEKTLPMFNDALSFVERLAQGKNKILFVGTKRSAGKIVAEQAARAGSPYVDHRWLGGMLTNYKTIRASIKRLRDLETQAEDGTFAKLTKKEALMRSRDLEKLDRSLGGIKDMGGLPDALFVIDVDHERIAITEANKLGIPVIGVVDTNSSPEGVDFVIPGNDDAIRAIELYMTSMADAVIRGRNNVAGGTEVYAEEAAAPAAE, encoded by the coding sequence ATGTCCCAAGTCAACATGCGCGATATGCTGAAGGCCGGTGTGCACTTCGGCCACCAGACCCGTTACTGGAACCCGAAAATGGGCAAGTACATTTTCGGCGCGCGTAACAAGATCCACATCATCAACCTGGAAAAAACCCTGCCGATGTTCAACGACGCTCTGTCGTTCGTAGAGCGCCTGGCCCAGGGCAAGAACAAGATCCTGTTCGTCGGCACCAAGCGTTCCGCCGGCAAGATCGTTGCCGAGCAAGCTGCTCGTGCAGGTTCGCCATACGTTGACCACCGTTGGTTGGGCGGCATGCTGACCAACTACAAGACCATCCGTGCTTCGATCAAGCGTCTGCGCGACCTGGAAACCCAGGCCGAAGATGGCACCTTCGCCAAGCTGACCAAGAAAGAAGCCCTGATGCGTTCGCGCGATCTGGAAAAGCTGGACCGCAGCCTGGGTGGTATCAAGGACATGGGCGGCCTGCCTGATGCCCTGTTCGTGATCGACGTTGACCACGAGCGCATTGCTATCACTGAAGCCAACAAGCTGGGCATCCCGGTTATCGGCGTTGTCGATACCAACAGCAGCCCAGAAGGCGTTGACTTCGTTATCCCAGGTAACGATGACGCCATCCGCGCTATCGAGCTGTACATGACTTCGATGGCTGACGCCGTCATCCGCGGCCGCAACAACGTTGCCGGCGGCACCGAAGTCTACGCTGAAGAAGCGGCTGCACCTGCTGCTGAGTAA
- a CDS encoding phosphatidate cytidylyltransferase, which translates to MLKQRIITALILLPVALGGFFLLNGGDFALFIGFVVTLGAWEWARLAGLVAQPLRIAYAAVVAGALMLLHLMPDLAPWVLGASVIWWGLATWLVLTYPRSSELWASAACKLLIGLLILLPAWQGLILLKHWQLGNWLILSVMVLVWAADIGAYFSGRAFGKRKLAPQVSPGKSWEGVYGGLAVSLVITLVVGISRDWGFGQLLLGLMGAALVVMSSVIGDLTESMFKRRAGIKDSSNLLPGHGGVLDRIDSLTAAIPIFAVLLWAAEWGAM; encoded by the coding sequence ATGCTTAAACAACGCATCATTACTGCGCTGATCCTGTTGCCGGTCGCGCTGGGTGGTTTTTTCCTGCTCAACGGCGGGGACTTCGCCCTGTTCATCGGCTTCGTGGTGACCCTCGGTGCCTGGGAGTGGGCGCGTCTGGCCGGGCTTGTGGCCCAGCCTCTGCGCATCGCCTACGCCGCTGTAGTCGCCGGGGCGCTGATGCTGCTCCACCTCATGCCGGACTTGGCACCCTGGGTGCTCGGGGCTTCGGTCATCTGGTGGGGGCTGGCCACCTGGCTGGTGCTGACCTATCCACGCAGCAGCGAGCTGTGGGCCAGCGCAGCCTGCAAACTGCTAATCGGCCTGCTGATCCTGTTGCCGGCCTGGCAGGGGCTGATACTGCTCAAGCACTGGCAGCTGGGTAACTGGCTGATCCTGTCGGTCATGGTGCTGGTCTGGGCGGCCGATATCGGTGCTTATTTCTCCGGTCGTGCCTTTGGCAAGCGCAAGCTGGCGCCGCAGGTAAGCCCGGGCAAGAGTTGGGAAGGCGTGTACGGCGGCCTGGCGGTCAGCCTGGTGATCACCCTGGTGGTCGGCATTAGCCGTGACTGGGGGTTCGGTCAGCTTCTGCTGGGGCTGATGGGCGCCGCGTTGGTGGTCATGTCGTCGGTGATCGGTGATCTGACCGAAAGCATGTTCAAGCGACGTGCCGGCATCAAGGACAGCAGCAATCTGCTGCCTGGCCATGGTGGTGTGCTTGACCGCATCGACAGCCTGACGGCAGCGATCCCGATCTTTGCCGTGCTGCTGTGGGCTGCAGAATGGGGTGCGATGTGA
- the tsf gene encoding translation elongation factor Ts: MAAITAALVKELRERTGEGMMDCKKALEKADGDIEKAIDDMRASGAIKAAKKAGNVAAEGAIAVKTDGKAAVLLEVNSQTDFLALQDDFKNFVAESLEEAFAQKLTDAAPLIASREAAREALVAKCGENVNIRRLVRVEGDVVGAYLHGNKIGAAVVLKGGDIELAKNIAMHVAASNPEFLDSSEISAEAIEREKNVFLQLNADKIAGKPENIVENMINGRITKFKAEASLKEQAFVMNPEVKVGELAKKAGAEIVSFTYFKVGEGIEKPVDDFAAEVAAQVAAAKQ; this comes from the coding sequence ATGGCAGCAATTACTGCGGCGCTGGTCAAAGAACTGCGCGAGCGTACCGGCGAAGGCATGATGGATTGCAAGAAGGCCCTGGAAAAGGCCGACGGCGACATCGAAAAAGCCATTGACGACATGCGTGCCTCGGGCGCCATCAAGGCCGCCAAAAAGGCTGGCAACGTGGCTGCTGAAGGCGCCATCGCCGTCAAGACCGACGGCAAAGCCGCCGTCCTGCTGGAAGTGAACTCGCAGACCGACTTCCTGGCCCTGCAAGACGACTTCAAGAACTTCGTGGCTGAAAGCCTGGAAGAAGCCTTCGCCCAGAAGCTGACCGACGCAGCTCCGCTGATCGCCTCGCGTGAAGCTGCTCGTGAAGCCCTGGTTGCCAAGTGCGGCGAAAACGTCAACATCCGTCGCCTGGTGCGCGTTGAAGGTGACGTTGTCGGCGCCTACCTGCACGGCAACAAGATCGGCGCTGCCGTTGTCCTGAAGGGCGGCGACATCGAGCTGGCCAAGAACATCGCCATGCACGTTGCAGCTTCGAACCCAGAGTTCCTGGATTCGTCGGAAATCTCCGCCGAGGCCATCGAGCGCGAGAAGAACGTCTTCCTGCAGCTGAACGCTGACAAGATCGCCGGCAAGCCGGAAAACATCGTTGAGAACATGATCAACGGTCGTATCACCAAGTTCAAAGCCGAAGCCTCGCTGAAAGAGCAAGCTTTCGTCATGAACCCGGAAGTCAAAGTTGGCGAGCTGGCCAAGAAAGCTGGCGCTGAAATCGTTTCCTTCACCTACTTCAAGGTTGGCGAAGGCATCGAGAAGCCGGTCGACGACTTCGCTGCTGAAGTTGCCGCTCAGGTAGCAGCTGCCAAGCAGTAA